Below is a genomic region from Paraburkholderia sp. BL23I1N1.
CGAGAACCCCCTGCCGCTGAAATTCGCCGCGGTGCCCGCGTAGTTGCCGGCTTCGTCGGCGATCAGATGCAGACGCGTTTGCATACCCGCCATTGCGTAGATCTGGCCGCCGAGTTGAGGAATGAAGAAGGAGTTCATCACCGTGTCGGACGTGATGACGAAGTTCACCGGCGTGCCGACCGGAAACGCCAACTGGTTCACCGACGCGATGCCGAGGTCGGGATAGATGAAGAGCCACTTCCAGTCGAGTGCGACGACTTCGACGTTGATCGGCTTCACCTGTGATTCGAGCGGCTTGTACGGATCGAGCTCGTGTGTGCTCTTCCACGTCAGCACCGCGAGGAACAGAATGATCAGTGTCGGAATGGTCCAGATGGCGATTTCGATCCCGGTCGAATGCACCCAGCCAGGACGGTATTCGGCGTTCCTGTTCGACGCACGATAGCGCCATGCGAACAGCAGCGTGAGCGCGATAACCGGCACGACCACGATCAGCATGGCCCAGGTCGACGTGGCAATCAGCTCACGTTCGGCCAGACCCACACTCCCCTTCGGATTCAATATATCAAGGTTGCTGCAACCCGAGAGCAACAACACGAGGCCGGTGGAAAGGAAACTTATCGACCCTCGCAGCGTCTTTCCTTTCATATCCCTTGCCTTTCTTCTACGACTTCAACGAACGTCATTCGACCGCTCTCCCTTAGTAAGCGATCGCATAATAGGGGGTCGTCAAGGGGATATAAACACTCGATTTAGCAACGATCTATTGCGTCGCAACACCGTGTGACACGTTGCCGCATACCTGTGCGCACGCGATAACCCGCCATGCTCCATTGCTAAGTAGCGGCGGCGTCGCTCGATCACGAAAACCTCTTTAAATAAGCGTTAGAACGCAGCGCGACCTGAGTGGTCGCGCTGCCTTTAGTGCTTTAAAGAGAACGTGTGTCGATGCGAAAGAGACGCTTCGGCAAACGCAGCATCCGCGTGACGGATGCTGCACCTGCCTGGCGCTTCGTTTCGATCAGCCCGGCGTGCGTGCCGCGACGGTAGCAGGCGCTGCCGCCTGCAGGTGCTCGCCACCTTCAGCCGGTGCGGAGTCCGAAGGATGGTTACTCCGCTCCGACTGAGCCAGCAGCGTACCGACCGACGGGTCGATCGCATCGGTGAAAGGCTTCGGATTGATGCCAATGGCCAGCACCAGCAAAGCCATCGCGCCGAGCAGCGCGAACTCGCGTTTGCCGAGGTCTTGCAGCTTGGCGACACGTGCGTTGGCAATCGCGCCGAAGATCACCCGCTTGTACATCCACAGCGTGTAGGCGGCGCTCAGAACCAGCGTGGAGGCCGCGATCGCGCCGATCCAGAAATTGAAACGGATTGCACCCATCAACACCATGAACTCGCCGACAAAACCCGAGGTGCCCGGCAGGCCGATATTGGCCATCGAGAACAACATCACGAACGCCGCGAAGCGCGGCATCGTATTGGCGACGCCGCCGTATTCGGCGATCGAAGCAGTCTTCGTGCGGTCGTAGAGCATGCCCGTGCACAGCAGCATCGCGCCGGAAACCACGCCGTACGACAGCATCTGCACAATGGCGCCCGCCTGGCCGATGCGGTTGAAGACGAACAGGCCAAGCGTCACGAGACCCATGTGCGCAATCGTCGAATATGCGAGCAAGCGGCGCATGTCAGTCTGCACGAGTGCCAGCAGGCTCGAATAGATCACCGCAACCAGCGACAACGTAATCATCATCGGCGCGAAAAAATGGCTGGCCTGCGGGGCGATCGGCAGCGCAAAACGCAGCAGGCCGTAACCGCCCAGCTTGAGCATACCGATCATCACGGCGGCGCCGGTCGGGCCGTCGAGGTGGACGTCGGGCAACCACGTATGCAGCGGCCACATCGGCACCTTCACACCGAACGCAGCAAGGAAGCCGAGGAAAACCAGGACCTGCGCCCAGGTACCCAGATGCGCTTCGCGCCACAACGCGAGATCGAAGCTGTGCGTCTGGCTGTACAGATACAGCATCGACATCAGCATCATCAGCGAACCGAGGAACGAGACGAAGAAGAACTTCACCGCCGCGTACGAGCGGTTCGAATTACCCCACGTACCGATCAGCAGGTACAGCGGAATCAGCGTCGCTTCGAACGAGATGAAGAACAGCATGCCGTCCATCGACGTGAACACACCCTGCATGAAACCCGACAGCATCAGGAACGCACCGAAATACTGCGCCGTGCGCTCGGTGATCGACTCCCACGAAGCGACCACGATGATGATCGTGGTCAGCGCCGTCAACGCGACGAGCCACAGCGAAATCCCGTCCACGCCTACATGCCACGCGATATCGAACGTGGGCGACCAGCGGACGTTCTCGACGAACTGCATCGACGTCACGTCGTTACGGAAAATCGACACCAGCGGAATCACCGGCAGGAAACCCGCTACCGCGCCGATCAGCGCGAGCCATCGCGTGCGACTACGTGCCGCGTCAGATCCGGCACGCAAAACCACCAGGCCGGCGACAATAGGGATCCAGATGAGTAGGCTAAGAAGCGGAGGCAATGGCATGTGTTCTGTTGAAAACTTGAAATACAAAACGCCGCGTCAACGCCCTCAAAACGAAAGCATTGAAATGGATATGTAAGCTATATTTCGCTGAAATTGACGTTGAAACGGTGCTGCTCGCTTCACGTTTACCCGCAGTCGAATGACCAAGGGTGGGAGATTACCAAGATACGAATACTTTTGCATCGCAACAACGCTGCAACGCCCTTGGTAATGCATTGTTGCCGCGCCCGGCCTTGCGAAACGCCGAAAAATGTGCAGATGCACAAACTCGTTCACGCAGGATATATGCCATGCTTTTTGCATGCAGAAGAAAGCCGTTGAATGGCAATTAACCACTCTTGCGCGAGCGCTTCCGCACAGCGATTGCACTGGAATGGTTCATGCGCGAGCATGATGCGCCATCGAGGCCAATTTCGAGCCATCGGCGAAAATTTAGCGCGTCCACGAACAGAAAATTTTTTTGATCCGGCACTCTAAAGGAGCCTCGTTGCGCGCCCGAAAGGACCTGTGCACTTCCCTCGTCAGCCTGCTTTCAGACGGATATCGGGCGATGTCGGCATGCGCCTGCGAGCCTTACAGAACCCGAATATACTTCGGCGGTTCGGGGGCCGGTGCTCGTGCGCAGCACTGGTGTTTCTTCGCACGGTTGAACGCCGCCCTCACCGGCCAGACTTATCGGATACCGCATGGTGCTTCGTGATGAAGGTGTCGTTCCCGCGCTCGAATGCCGCGAGCTTGGCAAGGCCTACGGCGCTGGCCGCATCGTGCTGGCACACCTCGATTTCATGCTCGCGCCCGGCGAATTCGTCGCGATTATGGGCGACTCAGGCGTCGGCAAATCGACCCTGCTGAATCTCATTGCCGGGCTCGACAGCGCGGATAGCGGCGACGTGATCATCGACGGCAGCGCGGTCTCGCGTCTGGATGACAACGCGGCAACGCGTTTGCGCCGGCAAAAACTGGGCTTCGTGTTCCAGGCGTTTCACGTATTGCCCCATCTGACACTTGCGCAGAATGTCGCGCTGCCGCTGCTGCTAAACGGCTTACCGACGGCCGGCGCGCTCGATATGCTCGCGGCCGTCGGCTTGAGCGGCCGTGGCGACGATTTTCCGCGCCAGTTGTCGGGCGGCGAGCTGCAGCGCGTCGCCATTGCGCGGGCGCTCGTGCATCGTCCGAAACTGATTCTCGCCGACGAACCCACCGGTAATCTCGATCCCGATACCGCACACGACGTACTCGGCCTGTTCCGCGCGCAAAGCAAGGCGACTGGTGCGGCTACCATCATGGTCACGCACTCGGAGGCAGCCGCGGCCGTGGCGGACCGCATCCTGATTCTGAGCGACGGCGGGTTGCACGCGTCGTCCGGACGCAGCGCCTTTTCCGGCTCCTCTCCCGACTCGCGATCCATCGCGCGCTCAGCCGATGATGCACGCTGACCCGCGCCCGCTGCAGCGCATGCGAGGTCATCGCCTGCTCGCGCGTTGGCTGTTGGGCGCGGAGTGGCGCAGTCATCGCGGACGCGCACTGGTTGCAATCGCAACGATCGCGCTCGGTGTCGCGCTCGGCTACGCCGTTCAATTGATCAACAGCGCGGCCTTCAATGAATTCTCGGCGGCAGCGCGCAGCCTCTCCGGCCAGGCCGATCTGCAGGTGCGTGGGGCACAACCTTTATTCGACGAGTCCATCTATCCGCGTCTGTCGACTGAGCCAGGTGTCGCGCTGGCGAGTCCCGTGCTCGCTCTCGATGTCACCGTGCCGGACCAGAGCGCCGCGCTGCCCATGCTCGGTATCGACGTCTTCAAGGCAAGCCGCATTGCGCCCGATCTGATCGGTGTGCCTTCGCCGGAACGGCCGCTCGATACGCTCGCGGCTGATACGGTGTTTCTCTCGACAGCGGCGCAGCAATGGCTGAAGGTGAAGATCGGCGACGACGTGGCGTTGCGAAACGGCACCTCGATCGTGCACTTGCGCGTGGCCGGCGGTCTTGTGAGAACCCGGCCGGGGCAGCGGCTCGCGGTGATGGATATTGCCGCCGCGCAATGGAAGTTCGGTAAGGTGGGCAAGCTGTCGCGCATCGACGTGCAACTCGAACGCGGCGTCGATCGGGAACGCTTCAAACGTGAGTTGCAGGCGCGGCTCGGCAGCCGGTGGGGGATCTCCGAAACACGCGACGCGGAAAGTCGCACCGATCGTCTGTCGCGCGCCTATCGGATCAATATGAACGTGCTTGCGCTGGTGGCGCTTTTCACCGGCGCCTTTCTCGTGTTTTCGACGCAGGCGTTGGGTGTCGTGCGGCGCCGTGCACAGTTTGCGATGCTGCGCGTGCTTGGACTGACGCGTGGCCAGTTGCTGCGCCAGATCCTGATGGAAGGTGCGCTGCTCGGCCTGCTCGGTTCGCTGTCCGGACTCGCACTCGGCTATGCGCTGGCGAGCGGCGCGTTGCGATTTTTTGGCAGCGACCTGGGCGGCGGATATTTTCCCGGCGTGCAACCGCACGTTGGCTTCGAACCGCTGGCCACCGCGCTATTTCTGACACTCGGCATCGTCGTTTCGATATTGGGCAGTCTTGCTCCCGCTTTGGAGGCGGCGCGCGCGCGACCTGCGGCGGCGCTCAAAGCCGGCGCCGAGGAAGGCGCATTGGCACGACTCGCTACACCGTGGCCCGCTCCGGCATGTCTGCTGATTGCCGCCGTGCTCACCCAGGTGCCGCCGCTGTTCGATGCGCCTATCGCCGGCTACCTGGCCGTTGCGCTGTTACTGGTCGGCGGGATTGCGCTGATGCCGCGCGTGACCGCGTTCATATTCGGCGCGGCGAGCCGTGCCTTTGGCGCGCGGCGGCGCGCCGGCGCGGCCAGCACGCTCGCGCTGGCGCGCCTCGCAAATGCGCCGGGACATGCATCGATCGCAATGGGCGGCGTGCTGTCGAGCTTCGCGCTGATCGTGGCAATGGCGATCATGGTGGCCAGCTTCCGTGTGTCCGTCGAAGACTGGTTGGGCCACCTGCTCTCGGCCGATCTGTACGTTCGCGTGGCGCCGAACGGCGACACCGGTGGCTTGCGCCCCGATGAACAGACTCTCCTGCGCAGTGTGCCCGGCATCAAGACCGCCGCGTTTGCCCGCATCTCGCATCTCACGCTCGACCCCGCACGGCCTGATATCGCCCTGCTCGCGCGTGAAATCGACACGGCCGATCCCGGTGCGAATCTGCAGATGACCGGTCCAGTCCTGCTTCCCTCCCAACTTCATGACGGGGAAACACCTGTTTGGGTGTCCGAAGCAATGGTCGATCTGTATGGATATAAGCTTGGCCAGCGCCTGCAGTTGCCGCTCGGCGAGCGCGGCCATGTGTTCGTGGTGGCCGGCATCTGGCGCGATTACGTGCGTCAGAACGGTGCGATCCAGATACGACTTCCGGATTACCGGCTCCTAACCGCCGACACAGGCGCGACCGACGTGGCTGTCACCGTTCAACCGGGAGCGAGCGTCGACCGCGTGATGGCCGGCCTGCGGGCGCTGCCGTTCGGTGCATCGCTGGATCTGTCACAACCGGGCGAAATTCGCGCACGCACGCTGGTTATTTTCGATCGGAGTTTTGCCGTCACCTATCTTCTCGAGGGGGTCGCGATCGTCATCGGGCTGTTCGGCGTTGCGGCGACGTTTTCTGCGCAGACTCTCGCACGGGCTCGTGAGTTTGGCATGCTGCGACACGTGGGCGTGACCCGCTCGCAGGTTCTCGCGATTCTCGCACTTGAAGGCGGAATGCTCACCGCTTGCGGTATCGCGATGGGATTCGTTCTCGGATTCGCGATCAGCCTGATCCTGGTGTTCGTCGTCAATCCACAGTCGTTTCATTGGAGCATGTCGCTGCACGTTCCATGGAGCGTACTCGGCACGGTGGCGTTGGTGATGCTGGCTTCGTCGTGCTCGACGGCGGTGATTGCGGGAAGAGGCGCGGTGTCGGTGGATGCGGTGCGCGCGGTGAAGGAGGATTGGTGATGGATGGATTGCCACGCGAGATGGCAAGAGAGTCGGCGTACGACGCGGTGCACGGATCGACGTATCAGGTGACGTATCAGGTGACGTATCAAGCGGCCTATCAAGCGGCCTATCAAGCGACCCGTCAAGTGCCGGCGCGCTCTTATCGAATCGGTCGCAGTTGTCTGGCACACAGCATGCCAAGCAAGTCATCGGTGGCGCTACATCGCCGGGCAAGTGCATGGCGGCTGAGCGCTACGATTCATGCAGCGTTGCTTTGCATGGGGTTGATGGCTACAGCATCTGTGGTCGCCGCGACACCCGAGTTCGCAGCGGTCGAACCGGACCATCCGATCGTGCTGCCGCAGGACACCGGCGCACACCCGGCTTTTCGCACCGAGTGGTGGTACGCAACAGGCTGGCTCACGACACCGGACAATCAGCCGCTTGGTTTCCAGATTACTTTCTTTCGCTCAGCAACGGGTCACGACCCTGCCGACCCGAGCGCGTTCGCTCCGTCGCAATTGATCATTGCCCATGCCGCGCTGAGCGATCCTGCACGCGGTCATCTGACGCACGATCAGCGCATTGCCCGCCAGGGCTTCGGGCTGGCGTATGCGAAGCCGGACAATACCGACGTCAAACTCGACGCATGGAAAATCACCCGTGCCGACGACGGCCATTACGACGTTACCGTGGACGCGAACGGATTCGCGCTGCACCTTGCTCTGACGCCGACACAAGCGCCCCTGGTCCAGGGCGAGCGCGGCTATTCCCGCAAAGGTCCGCGGCCTGAACAGGCGAGCTATTACTACAGCGAGCCGCAATTGCGTGTAACCGGCAACGTCGTTCGACCGGTCTTAGCAGGCAGCAAATCGACAGGCAATACGGCCGTTACCGGCGCGGCGTGGCTCGATCACGAATGGTCGAGCACTTTGCTTGATACCGACGCGGTCGGATGGGATTGGCTCGGCGCGAATTTGACTGATGGTTCAGCGTTGATGGCTTTCAAGGTCCGTGGTCGCGATGGACACGCAGTATGGGCCCATGCAGCACTCAGAAATCGCGATGGCCAGGTGACGACGTTCAGCCGTAATCAGGTCGATTTCATTCCGGTTCGCACGTGGCGCTCGCCGCGCACGAACACGTCGTATCCTGTCTCGATGACGGTCAAAACCGGCGCGTTTACGTGGCGCCTCGATCCGTTGATGGACGATCAGGAACTCGATTCCAGTCAATCGACCGGCGCAGTGTATTGGGAAGGTGCAGTGCGAGTGAGCCGCGATGGTGCGGACCTCGGGCGTGCTTATCTGGAGCTGACGGGTTACGCGAAGGCGCTGCGGATCGGGAAGGAGTGAGCGCCGGAAGAACGGAAACAGGCGCGGGAGCGCGGGGCACCAGGTCGCGTTTTTGCGGGCCGTAAACGCAGAAACCCCACCTTTCCGGGTGGGGTTTCTGTTTTCTGCGGGGGAGCCTGACGATTACCTACTTTCACACGGGAATCCGCACTATCATCGGCGTGGAGTCGTTTCACGGTCCTGTTCGGGATGGGAAGGGGTGGGACCGACTCGCTATGGTCATCAGGCATGACTTGTTGCCGTGTCGCCCTGGTGGGCGGCACAACCAATCGGGAAGAAGTAGTTTCTGATGATGGTTTCATCAGATGAAGTCTGGGCTGTGTTGTTTCCGGCACAACACTGATCTCAA
It encodes:
- a CDS encoding NADH-quinone oxidoreductase subunit M, with translation MPLPPLLSLLIWIPIVAGLVVLRAGSDAARSRTRWLALIGAVAGFLPVIPLVSIFRNDVTSMQFVENVRWSPTFDIAWHVGVDGISLWLVALTALTTIIIVVASWESITERTAQYFGAFLMLSGFMQGVFTSMDGMLFFISFEATLIPLYLLIGTWGNSNRSYAAVKFFFVSFLGSLMMLMSMLYLYSQTHSFDLALWREAHLGTWAQVLVFLGFLAAFGVKVPMWPLHTWLPDVHLDGPTGAAVMIGMLKLGGYGLLRFALPIAPQASHFFAPMMITLSLVAVIYSSLLALVQTDMRRLLAYSTIAHMGLVTLGLFVFNRIGQAGAIVQMLSYGVVSGAMLLCTGMLYDRTKTASIAEYGGVANTMPRFAAFVMLFSMANIGLPGTSGFVGEFMVLMGAIRFNFWIGAIAASTLVLSAAYTLWMYKRVIFGAIANARVAKLQDLGKREFALLGAMALLVLAIGINPKPFTDAIDPSVGTLLAQSERSNHPSDSAPAEGGEHLQAAAPATVAARTPG
- the cyoA gene encoding ubiquinol oxidase subunit II — encoded protein: MKGKTLRGSISFLSTGLVLLLSGCSNLDILNPKGSVGLAERELIATSTWAMLIVVVPVIALTLLFAWRYRASNRNAEYRPGWVHSTGIEIAIWTIPTLIILFLAVLTWKSTHELDPYKPLESQVKPINVEVVALDWKWLFIYPDLGIASVNQLAFPVGTPVNFVITSDTVMNSFFIPQLGGQIYAMAGMQTRLHLIADEAGNYAGTAANFSGRGFSDMKFRALATSPEEFNAWVAKVRASSDRLDMDRYHAVSAPTEKEPVRYFSSVDPKLFHNIIARYNNGNVLDNMKDANCAPKGKG
- a CDS encoding ABC transporter ATP-binding protein; the protein is MVLRDEGVVPALECRELGKAYGAGRIVLAHLDFMLAPGEFVAIMGDSGVGKSTLLNLIAGLDSADSGDVIIDGSAVSRLDDNAATRLRRQKLGFVFQAFHVLPHLTLAQNVALPLLLNGLPTAGALDMLAAVGLSGRGDDFPRQLSGGELQRVAIARALVHRPKLILADEPTGNLDPDTAHDVLGLFRAQSKATGAATIMVTHSEAAAAVADRILILSDGGLHASSGRSAFSGSSPDSRSIARSADDAR
- a CDS encoding carotenoid 1,2-hydratase encodes the protein MGLMATASVVAATPEFAAVEPDHPIVLPQDTGAHPAFRTEWWYATGWLTTPDNQPLGFQITFFRSATGHDPADPSAFAPSQLIIAHAALSDPARGHLTHDQRIARQGFGLAYAKPDNTDVKLDAWKITRADDGHYDVTVDANGFALHLALTPTQAPLVQGERGYSRKGPRPEQASYYYSEPQLRVTGNVVRPVLAGSKSTGNTAVTGAAWLDHEWSSTLLDTDAVGWDWLGANLTDGSALMAFKVRGRDGHAVWAHAALRNRDGQVTTFSRNQVDFIPVRTWRSPRTNTSYPVSMTVKTGAFTWRLDPLMDDQELDSSQSTGAVYWEGAVRVSRDGADLGRAYLELTGYAKALRIGKE
- a CDS encoding FtsX-like permease family protein, producing the protein MMHADPRPLQRMRGHRLLARWLLGAEWRSHRGRALVAIATIALGVALGYAVQLINSAAFNEFSAAARSLSGQADLQVRGAQPLFDESIYPRLSTEPGVALASPVLALDVTVPDQSAALPMLGIDVFKASRIAPDLIGVPSPERPLDTLAADTVFLSTAAQQWLKVKIGDDVALRNGTSIVHLRVAGGLVRTRPGQRLAVMDIAAAQWKFGKVGKLSRIDVQLERGVDRERFKRELQARLGSRWGISETRDAESRTDRLSRAYRINMNVLALVALFTGAFLVFSTQALGVVRRRAQFAMLRVLGLTRGQLLRQILMEGALLGLLGSLSGLALGYALASGALRFFGSDLGGGYFPGVQPHVGFEPLATALFLTLGIVVSILGSLAPALEAARARPAAALKAGAEEGALARLATPWPAPACLLIAAVLTQVPPLFDAPIAGYLAVALLLVGGIALMPRVTAFIFGAASRAFGARRRAGAASTLALARLANAPGHASIAMGGVLSSFALIVAMAIMVASFRVSVEDWLGHLLSADLYVRVAPNGDTGGLRPDEQTLLRSVPGIKTAAFARISHLTLDPARPDIALLAREIDTADPGANLQMTGPVLLPSQLHDGETPVWVSEAMVDLYGYKLGQRLQLPLGERGHVFVVAGIWRDYVRQNGAIQIRLPDYRLLTADTGATDVAVTVQPGASVDRVMAGLRALPFGASLDLSQPGEIRARTLVIFDRSFAVTYLLEGVAIVIGLFGVAATFSAQTLARAREFGMLRHVGVTRSQVLAILALEGGMLTACGIAMGFVLGFAISLILVFVVNPQSFHWSMSLHVPWSVLGTVALVMLASSCSTAVIAGRGAVSVDAVRAVKEDW